CGTTTTGAGCCTCCTTCACGCATTCCTCGATGCCGTGCACGAGATAGGGCCTGCACGTGCAGATGTCGGAGCCGAAGACGTCCGAGCCGTTGCACTCGTCGTGCACGCGGCAGGCGATGCGGGTTCTCTCGTCGCTCAGGCGCGCGACGTCGCCGACGATGTAAAGGGTCGTGTTGCCGATGGGCGGCAGGAATATGCTCATATCCGGGCGCGTCACGAGCTCGGGGAACATGCCGCCGGTCTGCTCGAACAGGGTGCGGCGCAATTCGCCTTCCGAACAGCCGAAGCGCTCCGCGATGCCGGGTAGGTGCCAGACGGGATCGACGGCGATCTTCGTGACCGAAATATCGCCGGATTCGTGCAGGAAGCCGCCGTCGGCCTTCAGGCGCTTCGCCCCCATGGCCGAGAGGATTTCCGGCATGTTGAGGCGCGCCTTCGTGACCGCGATGGAAGGGCGGACGTCGAGGCCGCCCGCGATGTCGTCTCCGAAAGCTTGGCCGACCAGATGGCCCCAAGGGTCGAGCGACACGATCCTGCCCGGCTCGAACCATTGCGGGTGCGGGCCGATCTCGGCGGTGGGATGGGTGTTGTGGAGATCGGGCCGCGACAGGGGATTGAGCGCGCGTGCCGAGATCGCCAGGGCCCGGTAGAGCGAATAGGAGCCGCCATGCGCGCCGATCACGTTGCGGTCGCCTGGATTGGTGACGGTGCCGATGATCGGTCCGCGCTCCTTCGGGTCCTTGGCGCCCCATTTGATCGGATGCTTGATGGTGCCTGCATTCGGCTCGGGGTGGGATGTGAGCCTGATATGGGTCGAGCGGTTAGGCGTGCTCATGAATGATCTTCCACGCGTGAACGGGAAGACTCCCCCAACGATCGTCAGGAAAGTCTCCTTACGATCCTTGGAAGACTGAGCCAAAGTTGCGTTGCCGTCAACGGCTTAAGAGAAGGGTGCGACGCCCCGGGACGACGGTGGTCAAATCCAGGATTGTCCCTTTCTCGCGGGCCCAAGGCCCAGGTGAGTCAGAATGCTCGCTCCGATATCGGCGAAGCTGTCCCGCCGCCCGATACGGCCCGGCTCCACTCCGGGTCCGAAGCAGAGGATCGGCACATGCTCGCGGGTATGGTCCG
This window of the Microvirga sp. TS319 genome carries:
- a CDS encoding GTP cyclohydrolase II → MSTPNRSTHIRLTSHPEPNAGTIKHPIKWGAKDPKERGPIIGTVTNPGDRNVIGAHGGSYSLYRALAISARALNPLSRPDLHNTHPTAEIGPHPQWFEPGRIVSLDPWGHLVGQAFGDDIAGGLDVRPSIAVTKARLNMPEILSAMGAKRLKADGGFLHESGDISVTKIAVDPVWHLPGIAERFGCSEGELRRTLFEQTGGMFPELVTRPDMSIFLPPIGNTTLYIVGDVARLSDERTRIACRVHDECNGSDVFGSDICTCRPYLVHGIEECVKEAQNGGVGVIAYNRKEGRALGEVTKFLVYNARKRQEGGDSAATYFERTECVAGVQDARFQQLMPDVLHWLGIRRIDRLMSMSNMKYDAITESGIEVGERVPIPPELVPPDAQVEIEAKKAAGYYTPDGAPDAAELDRVKGRDLERF